ATACAAAACCTGATTCTAAGAGTTCGTTTTCAATCTCTTTGACAGTAAAAAAATGAACAAAACCTCTCGAATCAAGAGAGTCTCCTTCTTCAACAAGAGTTCTTCTTAAAACTCTCCTTATAGCATTTGCAACAAAAAATATATGTTTAAGTTTCTCTGTGCTGGTGTCTGATTTAGACCAGAAAGAAATAAGTATTGGAGCCCCTATTTTGACCTGCCCTCTCATATCTTTAAGAAAATTTATGCGTGCTTTTTTTCCTTGTATATGCATATAAGCACACCATCCTATTATCAACCCATCGTAACCCAAGCCTCTTTTAAGACATTTGTCAGGAGGCACATAAAAAATAGAAGGTTTTATTCCTTCTTCTATAAATATCTTTTCAGAAAAGGTGACCATATCAGGATTACATTCAAACCCATAAGCATCATAACCATTTTTTTTTAGGGCTAACACTTCTCTACCTGCTCCAGCACCAGCAACCAACAA
The bacterium genome window above contains:
- a CDS encoding SAM-dependent methyltransferase, whose translation is MATYFLTLKLVNVLIIIMKLKVKIFKRYRPIVILYVFISKFWEKVPTFLTYKFSGIFYGFWLGLLTKTDIHQIDTFNYSRSTLYFNKKYNKSGLWEWEKQALEKYFADKKTLLVAGAGAGREVLALKKNGYDAYGFECNPDMVTFSEKIFIEEGIKPSIFYVPPDKCLKRGLGYDGLIIGWCAYMHIQGKKARINFLKDMRGQVKIGAPILISFWSKSDTSTEKLKHIFFVANAIRRVLRRTLVEEGDSLDSRGFVHFFTVKEIENELLESGFVLLKYFKEGHHHILGRATEMVF